In Candidatus Promineifilum breve, one genomic interval encodes:
- the rsmG gene encoding 16S rRNA (guanine(527)-N(7))-methyltransferase RsmG, translating to MEQLAAWASAFGLSLDANQLAQFAAYEALLLAWNERISLTAIRVGHEIRIRHFLDALTCATVTGPLDGRALVDVGSGAGFPGLPLKILYPDLRLTLVDSVAKKARFLELVAGELGLRDVTVLAERAETLGQDAAFREQFDWATGRAVAELRVLAELLLPLCRVGGHVLAQKGDSAPAEVAAAGPAIAALGGGPATVSTIRLPETDKAHYLVLIPKIVPTAGRYPRRAGMPAKRPL from the coding sequence ATGGAACAGTTAGCCGCGTGGGCTTCTGCTTTTGGTTTGTCACTGGACGCCAACCAGTTGGCGCAGTTCGCGGCCTATGAAGCACTGCTGTTGGCGTGGAACGAACGCATCTCCTTGACGGCCATCCGCGTCGGCCACGAGATTCGCATTCGCCACTTCCTGGACGCGCTGACCTGCGCCACCGTGACCGGCCCCCTCGACGGCCGCGCGCTCGTCGACGTGGGCAGCGGCGCGGGCTTCCCCGGCCTGCCGCTGAAGATCCTCTACCCCGATCTGCGGCTGACGCTGGTGGACAGCGTCGCCAAGAAGGCGCGCTTTCTGGAGCTGGTGGCCGGGGAGTTGGGGCTGCGCGACGTGACCGTGCTGGCCGAGCGCGCCGAGACGCTGGGGCAGGACGCCGCCTTTCGCGAACAGTTCGATTGGGCCACCGGCCGGGCCGTGGCCGAGTTGCGCGTATTGGCCGAGCTGCTGCTGCCGCTGTGCCGGGTGGGCGGCCACGTGCTGGCCCAGAAAGGGGACAGCGCCCCGGCCGAAGTCGCCGCCGCCGGGCCGGCCATCGCCGCGTTGGGCGGCGGCCCGGCCACTGTCTCGACCATCCGGTTGCCGGAGACGGACAAAGCCCACTACCTGGTGCTCATCCCCAAGATCGTGCCGACGGCTGGGCGTTATCCGCGCCGCGCCGGAATGCCCGCCAAGCGCCCGCTCTAG
- the hppD gene encoding 4-hydroxyphenylpyruvate dioxygenase has protein sequence MSEDFLPIKAIDHVEIYAGNAKQAAHFYRTGFGFAQAAYSGLETGNRQTASYVMAQGKIRLVLTSALGPDHPIARHAYLHGDGVAVIALGVPDAESAYRETTARGASGAIAPTEITDECGVLRYSAVRAYGDTIIKFVDRSNYHGAFAPGYTARNGYGPEADNGRVWHKGVGLAAIDHMVGNVELGAMNRWVEFFARTMGFSQLVHFDDQDISTEYSALMSKVMQDGTGKVKFPINEPAEGKKKSQIQEYLDYYYGPGVQHIACSTGDIIGTVMQLRDSGIEFLRVPTTYYQELESRVGKINEPVDVLAELGVLVDRDDEGYLLQIFTKPVEDRPTVFFEIIERHGSRGFGKGNFKALFESIEREQALRGNL, from the coding sequence ATGAGCGAAGATTTTTTACCGATTAAAGCGATTGACCATGTGGAGATTTATGCCGGCAACGCCAAGCAGGCGGCTCATTTCTACCGGACGGGCTTCGGCTTTGCCCAGGCGGCCTATAGCGGGCTGGAGACGGGCAACCGGCAGACAGCCTCCTACGTCATGGCCCAGGGCAAGATTCGCCTGGTGCTGACCTCGGCGCTGGGGCCGGATCATCCCATCGCCCGGCACGCCTACCTGCACGGTGACGGCGTGGCGGTCATCGCCCTCGGTGTGCCCGACGCCGAATCCGCCTATCGCGAGACGACGGCCCGCGGCGCGTCGGGGGCCATTGCGCCGACGGAGATAACCGACGAGTGCGGGGTGTTGCGCTATTCGGCCGTGCGCGCCTATGGCGACACGATCATCAAGTTCGTCGACCGCTCCAACTACCACGGCGCGTTCGCTCCCGGCTACACGGCGCGCAACGGCTATGGCCCGGAGGCGGATAACGGCCGCGTCTGGCACAAGGGCGTCGGTCTGGCGGCCATCGACCACATGGTCGGCAACGTCGAGCTAGGGGCCATGAACCGCTGGGTGGAGTTCTTCGCCCGGACGATGGGGTTCAGCCAGCTTGTCCACTTCGATGATCAGGACATCTCCACCGAGTACTCGGCCCTCATGTCGAAGGTGATGCAGGACGGCACGGGCAAGGTCAAGTTCCCGATCAACGAGCCGGCCGAGGGCAAGAAGAAGTCACAGATTCAGGAGTACCTCGACTACTACTACGGCCCCGGCGTGCAGCATATCGCCTGCTCGACGGGCGACATCATCGGCACGGTGATGCAGTTGCGGGATAGCGGCATCGAGTTCCTGCGCGTGCCGACAACCTACTATCAGGAACTGGAAAGCCGGGTGGGCAAGATCAACGAGCCGGTGGATGTGCTGGCCGAGTTGGGCGTCCTGGTCGACCGCGACGACGAGGGGTATCTCTTGCAAATCTTCACCAAGCCGGTGGAAGATCGGCCGACGGTCTTCTTCGAGATCATCGAGCGCCACGGCTCGCGCGGCTTCGGCAAGGGCAACTTTAAGGCGCTCTTTGAGTCGATCGAACGCGAGCAGGCCTTGCGCGGCAATCTGTAA
- a CDS encoding GxxExxY protein, with product MLHEDITGAIIGAFYDVHNTLGTGFLEKVYENALAYLLHLRGFQVIQQAPIKVHFHGVIVGEYYADLLVADKVIVELKTAERIHPEHLAQLSNYLKATSIEVGLLLNFGRQTSFKRVILTNDRKTSLSPLQPNSPRDPNSIR from the coding sequence ATGCTTCACGAAGATATTACAGGGGCGATAATCGGAGCGTTCTACGACGTGCATAACACGTTGGGAACAGGCTTCCTGGAAAAAGTTTACGAGAATGCATTGGCTTATCTTTTGCATCTACGAGGATTCCAGGTTATCCAGCAAGCGCCTATTAAAGTACACTTTCATGGCGTCATTGTCGGTGAATATTACGCCGATCTGCTGGTGGCGGATAAGGTCATCGTTGAACTGAAGACTGCTGAGCGCATTCATCCAGAGCATTTGGCACAACTCTCCAACTATTTGAAGGCGACTTCAATCGAGGTTGGATTATTGTTAAACTTTGGGCGACAAACGTCTTTCAAACGAGTGATACTCACCAATGATCGTAAAACCTCATTGAGTCCGCTTCAGCCTAATAGCCCTCGTGACCCAAATTCAATCCGTTAA
- a CDS encoding aminotransferase-like domain-containing protein, which yields MVSPLPALNVAAPAIELADWTHTMQRSVLRQMLAVVSRPGILSFAGGLPAPDLFPTADYSRALAQVLATDRGALQYGPPFAPLKAHIVRLMAERGVDCAPEQVFLTTGAQQALDVLTRLLLDDGGQVLLEEIVYTGIRQVVAPYRPRVLPVSTDLATGIEVEDVIDYLDGGARPAFLYIIPDAHNPLGVSLSQAKRRRLADVAVAYNLPILEDDPYGFLSYDGQCLPPVRAHNDSHVFYVGSFSKIMAPALRLGWLIAPEALLPKLTVIKEAGDLESSALTQRAVAAYLDGGHLPAHLARLNEEYRCRRDTMLAAMTRHFPEGVFWTTPRAGMFIWVTLPEHVDAGALLETAIERERVAFIPGQAFAQPGTAAANTMRLNFSNCCLADIEAGIERLGRVIGEVAGGG from the coding sequence ATGGTTTCCCCTTTGCCCGCCCTGAATGTGGCCGCGCCGGCGATCGAACTGGCCGATTGGACCCACACCATGCAGCGCTCGGTGCTGCGCCAGATGCTGGCCGTCGTGTCGCGGCCCGGCATCCTGTCATTTGCCGGGGGGCTGCCCGCGCCCGATCTGTTTCCCACGGCCGACTATAGCCGCGCCCTGGCCCAGGTGTTAGCCACCGACCGCGGCGCGCTGCAATACGGCCCGCCCTTCGCGCCGCTCAAGGCCCACATCGTGCGGCTGATGGCCGAGCGCGGCGTCGATTGCGCGCCCGAGCAGGTCTTTCTGACCACCGGCGCGCAGCAGGCGCTCGACGTGCTGACCCGCCTGTTGCTGGACGATGGCGGTCAGGTGTTGCTGGAGGAGATCGTCTATACCGGCATCCGGCAGGTCGTGGCCCCCTATCGCCCGCGCGTGCTGCCGGTAAGCACCGATCTGGCGACCGGCATCGAGGTGGAGGACGTGATCGATTACCTGGATGGGGGCGCGCGACCGGCCTTTCTCTACATCATCCCCGACGCCCACAACCCGCTGGGCGTCAGCCTGAGCCAGGCCAAGCGCCGCCGGCTGGCCGATGTCGCCGTGGCCTACAATCTGCCCATCCTGGAGGACGACCCCTACGGCTTCCTGAGCTACGACGGCCAATGCCTGCCGCCGGTGCGTGCCCACAACGATTCCCACGTGTTCTACGTCGGCTCCTTCTCCAAGATCATGGCCCCTGCCTTGCGGTTGGGCTGGCTCATCGCCCCCGAGGCGCTGCTGCCCAAGCTGACGGTCATCAAGGAAGCGGGCGATCTGGAGTCGTCGGCGCTGACGCAGCGGGCGGTGGCGGCCTATCTGGACGGCGGCCACTTGCCGGCGCATCTGGCCCGCCTGAACGAGGAGTACCGCTGCCGGCGCGATACCATGCTGGCGGCCATGACCCGCCACTTCCCGGAGGGGGTCTTCTGGACGACGCCGCGGGCCGGCATGTTCATCTGGGTCACGCTGCCCGAACACGTCGATGCGGGGGCGCTGCTGGAGACGGCCATCGAGCGCGAGCGGGTGGCCTTCATCCCCGGCCAGGCTTTCGCCCAGCCCGGCACGGCCGCGGCCAATACGATGCGGCTGAACTTCTCCAATTGCTGCCTGGCCGATATTGAGGCGGGGATCGAGCGGTTGGGGCGGGTGATCGGGGAAGTGGCGGGTGGCGGGTAG
- a CDS encoding PPC domain-containing protein has translation MRHLPFLFLVTLLLLIGCGERGDASPTPFPTTGAATTPVGARPVTLTITELMAAPGLYQDAVVQLTGRLRKQPLVVCDSDLHASPAGWGLAEEGVLALAGGYEEQVRSLLPGDLQMNIEGRWRRWSGLVGCGKQAQQQEVWYVEVSRILSPSPLTQVTLTPGGEIAISAVTAVSTEASLTTPEGVIETPGVDEATPELPDVTVPPQEYPGDGESPTPGGILPTPSLPGGQTPTFGPTPGPGTTMPQATTAATTGTPPAGTVTGTVTITPPAGSPTPTVTGTPPTPTATATGGAPGQVVSKGNLLDELPGDFLVSNLAAGKIDSWELDIFEDEAIRLQVIAPPPADIIVSILLDGEKIVDRQNISPAGSAEVINDPTIPGEGLYEVQVSVNGGAATDYAVAVYTDPEFPVVLPGILISGTPRSAVQQAEMAWHYWFFVGNSGDDIRVRIMPSGNGDPALYLYGPDGVEIDEGWADENEAGEEEIMEITLPATGFFSVGIDEIDGNAFTYDLEFTLQ, from the coding sequence ATGCGCCATCTACCGTTTCTCTTTCTCGTAACGTTATTACTCTTGATCGGCTGTGGGGAGCGCGGCGATGCGTCGCCGACACCCTTCCCGACGACCGGGGCCGCCACGACGCCGGTCGGTGCCAGGCCGGTGACGCTCACCATAACCGAGTTGATGGCCGCGCCCGGTCTCTATCAGGACGCGGTCGTCCAACTGACGGGCCGGCTGCGCAAACAACCGTTGGTCGTTTGTGACAGTGACCTCCACGCCTCGCCGGCCGGTTGGGGATTGGCCGAGGAAGGCGTATTGGCCCTGGCCGGCGGCTATGAGGAGCAGGTGCGCTCGCTGCTGCCCGGCGACTTGCAGATGAACATCGAGGGGCGCTGGCGGCGCTGGAGCGGTCTGGTCGGCTGCGGCAAGCAGGCCCAGCAGCAAGAGGTCTGGTACGTCGAGGTCAGCCGCATCCTGTCGCCCAGCCCATTGACCCAGGTGACGCTGACGCCGGGCGGGGAGATCGCCATCTCGGCCGTCACCGCCGTGTCCACCGAGGCCAGCCTCACCACCCCGGAAGGTGTCATCGAGACGCCCGGCGTGGATGAAGCGACGCCCGAACTGCCCGACGTGACCGTGCCGCCGCAAGAGTACCCCGGCGATGGCGAGTCCCCTACGCCCGGCGGTATCCTGCCCACGCCCTCGTTGCCGGGCGGGCAAACCCCCACCTTTGGCCCAACGCCGGGGCCGGGGACGACGATGCCCCAGGCGACGACCGCGGCCACCACCGGCACACCGCCCGCCGGCACAGTGACCGGCACAGTGACCATCACACCACCGGCCGGCTCGCCCACGCCGACCGTCACCGGCACGCCGCCCACGCCCACCGCCACCGCGACCGGCGGCGCGCCGGGGCAAGTCGTGTCCAAGGGCAATCTGCTCGATGAGTTGCCGGGCGATTTTCTCGTGTCCAATCTGGCCGCGGGCAAAATCGACAGTTGGGAACTGGATATTTTTGAGGATGAAGCCATCCGCCTGCAAGTCATCGCGCCCCCGCCGGCCGATATCATCGTATCGATCTTGCTGGATGGCGAGAAGATCGTGGATCGGCAGAACATCTCGCCGGCCGGGTCGGCCGAGGTCATCAACGACCCGACGATACCCGGCGAGGGTCTCTACGAGGTTCAGGTATCGGTGAACGGTGGGGCAGCCACGGATTACGCCGTCGCCGTCTATACCGATCCCGAATTCCCCGTCGTCCTGCCCGGCATCCTCATCTCCGGCACGCCGCGTAGCGCCGTGCAACAGGCGGAGATGGCCTGGCATTACTGGTTCTTCGTCGGCAATTCGGGTGACGATATCAGGGTGCGGATTATGCCTTCCGGTAACGGCGACCCGGCCTTATATCTCTATGGTCCGGATGGCGTAGAAATCGATGAAGGCTGGGCCGATGAAAACGAAGCGGGCGAAGAGGAAATCATGGAGATAACTTTGCCCGCCACCGGTTTCTTTTCCGTGGGGATCGACGAAATAGACGGCAACGCGTTCACCTACGATCTGGAATTTACGCTGCAATAG
- a CDS encoding response regulator transcription factor, which translates to MDEPIPLIVLADDPLARAGLAALLAHLPGVAVVAQAATEQLGDAAAGAMDVTAALIVWDVGSGREWLLAREPDESLAGGIPVLALAADEDAARFAWRAGCRAVLLRDANEERLTAALVAVAAGLVVISPSLIGVLAREDAAESAAIDLTPREVEVLSLLAEGLTNKAIAHRLTISEHTVKFHVNAIMGKLDAQSRTDAVVRATRQGLIAL; encoded by the coding sequence ATGGACGAACCCATCCCTCTCATCGTCCTGGCGGATGATCCGTTGGCGCGGGCCGGTCTGGCGGCGCTGCTGGCCCACCTGCCCGGCGTGGCGGTTGTGGCCCAGGCCGCCACGGAACAACTGGGCGATGCCGCCGCCGGAGCAATGGACGTGACGGCGGCGCTCATCGTCTGGGACGTGGGCAGTGGCCGGGAGTGGCTATTGGCCCGCGAACCGGACGAGAGCCTGGCCGGCGGCATCCCCGTGCTGGCCCTGGCCGCCGACGAGGACGCGGCCCGCTTCGCCTGGCGCGCCGGGTGTCGCGCTGTCTTGCTGCGCGACGCCAACGAGGAACGGCTGACGGCGGCCCTGGTGGCCGTGGCCGCCGGTTTGGTGGTCATCTCCCCATCACTGATCGGCGTGTTGGCCCGCGAGGACGCGGCCGAGAGCGCCGCCATCGACCTGACCCCGCGTGAGGTGGAAGTGCTGTCGCTGCTGGCCGAGGGCTTGACCAACAAGGCCATCGCCCACCGCCTGACCATCAGCGAGCATACCGTCAAGTTCCACGTCAACGCCATCATGGGCAAGCTCGACGCCCAAAGCCGCACCGACGCCGTAGTCCGGGCCACGCGGCAGGGCCTCATCGCCCTGTAG
- a CDS encoding S1C family serine protease codes for MTSAIQELSNGLAAAVTVAGPSVVRVEGRRRSAASGIVWSADGLIATANHVLHHDENIQVAAADGQSVPATLVGRDPSTDLALLQIASTGLTPLEQAEEAEMGVGHIVLALGRPGRSVQATLGVVSALGEGWRTPMGGQIDRYLQTDVIMYPGFSGGPLVGANGRLLGLNTSGLGQGVSLAIPTATIGRVIDALRAHGRVRRGYLGVSTQRVRLPEETAAALGQKAGLLIISVESGSPAAEGGLSMGDTIVTLGGRAVSRHEDLLAALTGDVVGQKEVLSILRGGQIQEMTIKIGERE; via the coding sequence ATGACATCAGCGATACAAGAACTTTCCAATGGCCTGGCCGCGGCCGTGACCGTTGCGGGGCCATCGGTCGTGCGCGTCGAGGGGCGGCGGCGCTCGGCGGCCAGCGGCATCGTCTGGTCGGCCGACGGGCTGATCGCCACCGCCAACCACGTGCTCCATCACGATGAGAACATCCAGGTGGCCGCGGCCGACGGCCAATCCGTGCCGGCCACGCTGGTCGGCCGTGATCCATCGACCGATCTGGCCCTGTTGCAAATCGCATCCACCGGCCTCACCCCGCTGGAACAGGCCGAGGAAGCGGAGATGGGCGTCGGCCACATCGTGCTGGCTCTGGGCCGGCCGGGGCGCAGCGTGCAGGCCACGCTGGGCGTCGTCAGCGCGCTGGGCGAGGGCTGGCGCACACCGATGGGCGGGCAGATCGACCGCTATCTGCAAACAGATGTGATCATGTACCCCGGCTTTTCCGGCGGGCCGCTGGTGGGGGCCAATGGCCGGCTGCTGGGGCTGAATACGTCCGGGCTGGGCCAGGGGGTCAGTCTGGCTATCCCCACGGCCACCATCGGGCGGGTCATCGACGCCTTGCGCGCCCACGGCCGGGTGCGGCGCGGCTATCTGGGCGTCAGCACGCAGCGCGTCCGCCTGCCGGAAGAGACGGCGGCGGCGCTGGGGCAGAAGGCGGGTCTGCTCATCATCTCCGTCGAATCCGGCAGCCCGGCGGCCGAGGGCGGGCTATCCATGGGTGACACCATCGTGACCCTGGGCGGCCGGGCCGTCTCCCGGCACGAGGATTTGCTGGCGGCCCTCACCGGAGACGTGGTGGGGCAGAAGGAAGTGTTGAGCATTCTGCGCGGCGGCCAGATTCAGGAAATGACAATCAAGATCGGCGAGCGCGAATAA
- a CDS encoding response regulator, which translates to MYERVLVIDDSPEIRDFLVENILRPKGFEVLAASDGMMGLELAIAKEPDLMITDQQMPGLTGLQVLQKLRERNIDIPAILVTGEGSEDTAVRAFRLGIKDYIIKPIDADELSASIDKALRESRLQKERDQLVEQLMESNSQLQRRAQELNVLYGVGKSVSSSLDLEEVLQRVVEAAVYVVGAEEGSLMLLDEDRGELYIRASKNMDSKARSMRKRVTDSLAGRVLQTKRAIAIGADSQLKRTHTALLVKSLIYVPLILQNKPIGVLGVTNQIKDSSFDSNDTRALSALGGYATIAINNANMYHTMARERTVLSEVVEQIDDAVLVVDEDFRMLVSNAAARALFALPDDNVIGRPIMDLINHVGLVRMVSEPSSQDGEARVEQDMPLSNGHFYRARVTLVEGGSRFITLRDIS; encoded by the coding sequence ATGTACGAACGCGTATTGGTTATTGACGATTCCCCTGAGATTCGGGACTTCCTGGTCGAGAATATCCTCCGGCCCAAGGGCTTTGAAGTCCTGGCGGCTTCCGACGGCATGATGGGGCTGGAGTTGGCTATCGCCAAAGAGCCGGACCTGATGATCACCGACCAGCAGATGCCCGGCCTCACCGGCCTGCAAGTCCTCCAGAAGCTGCGCGAGCGGAATATCGACATCCCGGCCATCCTCGTCACCGGCGAAGGTTCGGAGGATACGGCCGTGCGCGCCTTCCGCCTGGGCATCAAGGATTACATTATCAAGCCCATCGACGCCGACGAGCTGAGCGCGTCCATCGACAAGGCCCTGCGCGAGAGCCGGCTGCAAAAAGAGCGCGACCAACTCGTTGAGCAATTGATGGAGAGCAACTCCCAATTGCAGCGCCGGGCGCAGGAGCTAAACGTCCTCTATGGCGTGGGCAAATCGGTCTCCTCCTCGCTCGATCTGGAAGAGGTCTTGCAGCGCGTGGTCGAGGCGGCCGTCTACGTCGTGGGGGCCGAGGAAGGCTCGCTGATGCTGCTCGACGAGGATCGCGGCGAGCTATACATCCGCGCCTCCAAGAATATGGATTCCAAGGCGCGGTCGATGCGCAAGCGCGTCACCGATAGTCTGGCCGGGCGGGTGTTGCAGACGAAACGGGCCATCGCCATCGGGGCCGATTCGCAATTGAAGCGCACCCACACGGCGCTGCTGGTCAAGTCGCTTATCTACGTACCGCTCATCCTGCAAAACAAGCCCATCGGCGTGCTCGGTGTCACCAACCAGATCAAGGATTCGTCCTTCGACAGCAACGACACGCGGGCGCTCTCGGCCCTGGGCGGCTATGCGACAATCGCCATCAACAATGCCAATATGTACCACACCATGGCCCGCGAGCGCACCGTACTGAGCGAAGTCGTGGAGCAGATCGACGATGCGGTTCTGGTCGTCGATGAGGACTTTCGCATGTTGGTGTCGAACGCCGCGGCCCGCGCGCTCTTCGCCCTGCCGGACGATAACGTCATCGGCCGGCCGATCATGGACCTGATCAACCACGTGGGGTTGGTGCGCATGGTTTCCGAGCCAAGCAGCCAGGACGGCGAAGCCCGCGTCGAGCAAGACATGCCCCTATCCAACGGCCACTTCTACCGCGCCCGCGTGACGCTGGTGGAGGGCGGCAGCCGCTTCATTACCTTGCGTGACATCAGTTAA
- a CDS encoding ABC transporter substrate-binding protein → MRDTRLPLINSGRVGRCRLLLCLGALFLCLGAGIGCRPQDEAALPADGTPRATPSSVQAIVTRIVQQITVVTRTPDPAAAVAEEQPPVELDLSLSGRLPNLDPGLAETQAQLDLTQNLFAGLTNYNPDTAAIEPELATTWSVGSDGRTWTFNLRDDVFWVRPQSPRPGSEDLWSAEVVRPVVADDVVFAVQRLCGREVETPLTFSLFIIDGCEAVFTTLEPTAADLAAIGIRAVDATTLEIRLTQPAGYFLTITSMALFQPVPRDLVTEMGDEWLDAAGEYSTGWQTPDNLVTSGPYLPIPTEFTSQRVVLHHNPLWPLDRPGNVDVVNLTFLDDEMDAYDLWQDRALDIAPLPLTEREAFLERSPTKAQVIPDLILFYLSFDFGSQVFREPEIRRAFSAAIDRERLIAELHDGRGIPMRHASSPGVVAAIPFGEVGVGYSPDYARQQLAASTVRTCPLLPPIILRVSSADLSLRQAELIRDMWVEELGCLTESISIEQVQFGELLASTRQDATGRPDSWELAWSPTLPDAHNMLNDLLHCRDSENRQNRPCDDTDASLSRAGALIDPAERAALYRQAESQFFNESGTFPIIPLYIRTSEIVLQEWITFTPVVSGGQQWDRILLQAELKELEKSR, encoded by the coding sequence ATGCGCGATACACGGTTACCACTCATCAACAGCGGCCGGGTCGGGCGCTGCCGTCTGCTCCTCTGTCTTGGCGCGTTGTTCCTCTGCCTCGGGGCGGGGATCGGCTGCCGGCCCCAGGACGAAGCGGCTCTCCCGGCCGACGGCACACCACGGGCCACGCCCAGCAGCGTCCAGGCCATCGTCACCCGTATCGTGCAACAGATCACCGTCGTCACTCGCACCCCCGACCCGGCCGCCGCGGTGGCCGAGGAGCAGCCGCCGGTCGAACTGGACTTGAGCCTCAGCGGTCGGCTGCCCAATCTCGATCCCGGTCTGGCTGAGACCCAGGCCCAGCTCGATCTGACCCAGAATCTGTTCGCCGGGCTAACCAATTACAACCCCGACACCGCGGCCATCGAGCCGGAACTGGCGACGACCTGGTCGGTGGGTAGCGACGGCCGCACCTGGACGTTTAACCTGCGCGATGACGTATTCTGGGTGCGCCCGCAAAGCCCACGGCCGGGCAGCGAAGACTTGTGGTCGGCCGAGGTGGTGCGCCCGGTGGTGGCCGATGACGTGGTGTTCGCCGTGCAGCGCCTGTGCGGTCGCGAGGTGGAGACGCCGCTGACCTTCTCCCTGTTCATCATCGACGGCTGCGAGGCGGTCTTCACCACGCTTGAACCGACGGCGGCCGATCTGGCGGCCATCGGCATCCGCGCCGTGGATGCCACCACCCTGGAGATTCGGTTGACGCAGCCGGCGGGCTACTTCCTCACCATCACCAGCATGGCCCTGTTCCAGCCCGTGCCGCGCGACCTCGTGACGGAGATGGGCGACGAATGGCTGGACGCGGCCGGCGAATATAGCACCGGCTGGCAGACGCCCGACAATCTGGTGACATCCGGGCCATACCTGCCCATCCCGACGGAGTTCACGTCGCAGCGCGTTGTCCTGCATCATAATCCATTGTGGCCGCTGGATCGGCCGGGCAACGTCGATGTGGTCAACCTCACCTTTCTCGATGATGAGATGGACGCCTATGATCTGTGGCAGGATCGGGCGCTCGACATCGCGCCGCTGCCCCTGACGGAGCGCGAAGCGTTTTTAGAGCGGTCGCCCACCAAGGCGCAAGTGATCCCGGATTTGATCCTCTTTTACCTCAGCTTTGATTTCGGCAGCCAGGTTTTTCGCGAGCCGGAAATACGCCGCGCCTTCAGCGCGGCCATCGACCGCGAGCGGCTGATCGCCGAATTACATGACGGGCGGGGCATTCCCATGCGCCACGCCTCATCGCCCGGTGTCGTCGCCGCCATCCCGTTCGGCGAGGTGGGCGTCGGCTATAGCCCCGACTACGCCCGGCAACAATTGGCCGCCAGCACCGTCCGCACTTGCCCGCTGCTGCCGCCCATCATCTTGCGCGTCAGTTCGGCCGACCTGTCGCTGCGCCAGGCCGAACTGATCCGCGATATGTGGGTCGAGGAACTGGGTTGCCTCACGGAGAGCATCAGTATCGAACAGGTGCAATTCGGCGAACTGCTGGCGTCCACCCGCCAGGATGCCACCGGCCGGCCGGACAGTTGGGAGTTGGCCTGGTCGCCCACTCTGCCCGATGCTCACAACATGCTCAACGATCTGCTCCATTGCCGCGACAGCGAAAACCGCCAGAATCGGCCATGTGACGATACCGACGCCTCGCTGAGCCGCGCCGGCGCGCTGATCGATCCGGCCGAGCGCGCCGCCCTCTATCGCCAGGCGGAATCCCAATTCTTCAACGAGAGCGGCACGTTTCCGATCATTCCTCTCTACATTCGCACCAGCGAAATCGTCCTTCAGGAGTGGATTACGTTCACGCCGGTCGTGTCCGGCGGCCAGCAATGGGATCGCATCCTGCTGCAAGCCGAACTCAAGGAACTGGAGAAGAGCCGTTAG
- a CDS encoding Lrp/AsnC family transcriptional regulator, with amino-acid sequence MTNMVVLDELDRTLLRDLQEDARLSNAELARRVDLSATGLHKRLRRLEEAGIITGYVAQVDREALGFDMLCFVQVTLQRHEPDAVANFRREVQAMAEVLECHHLTGEFDYLLKVVVHNRKHLEQFILYRLTPVRGMDKIRTSLVLSEIKSSAAVPVSVPSYLE; translated from the coding sequence ATGACGAATATGGTTGTTCTCGACGAATTAGACCGCACCCTGCTGCGTGACCTGCAAGAAGACGCCCGGCTGAGCAACGCCGAACTGGCGCGTCGCGTCGATCTGTCGGCCACCGGCCTGCACAAGCGCCTGCGCCGGCTGGAAGAGGCGGGCATCATCACCGGCTACGTGGCCCAGGTCGACCGCGAGGCGCTGGGCTTCGACATGCTCTGCTTCGTGCAGGTGACGCTGCAGCGGCACGAACCCGACGCCGTGGCCAACTTCCGGCGCGAGGTGCAGGCCATGGCCGAGGTGCTGGAGTGCCACCACCTGACCGGCGAGTTCGATTATCTCCTCAAGGTCGTCGTCCACAACCGCAAGCATCTGGAGCAATTCATCCTCTACCGCCTCACGCCTGTGCGCGGCATGGACAAAATCCGCACCAGTCTCGTCCTGAGCGAGATCAAATCATCGGCCGCCGTCCCCGTCAGCGTGCCGTCCTATCTGGAGTGA